AAAAATGCTGGATATCGACAAGGGTGGGGAATTTTCAATATTGCCTGATGGGGAAATAAAGGAAAGTAAACAATATTACCTGGAAAACACTAATATCCTCTGCACCGAGATCGCCTCAGAAGAGGGACGATACAGGGTAACAGATTTTGCTCCCCGTTTTCACCAATTCGACAGGTACTTTAAACCCCTGATGCTGATCAGAAAAGTTGAGCCTATTGAAGGTAGGCCGAGAGTAAAAGTTGCCTGCCACCCGGTAGGCGACTATGGAAACCTCAAGCCTACCCAATATGAAGCTAGTAACCACATTGAATACCTGGGTCTGGACAAAGAGGTAAGGTTAACCACTAACTTTTCCCTGTCATATATAGTTCAGAACAACTATATCGTACTCAACGAAACCAAGTACCTGGCACTTACCTATGGTGCTCCTTTGGAAGCACCGTTAGTCAGTACTTGTGAAACCTTCCTTGACCGTACCAAGAGGTACTGGAGAGGATGGGTGAAAAACCTTAGTGTAAGTAATTTTCATCAGGCAGATATCAACAGGTCTGCATTGGTACTGAAAATACACCAATACGAAGACACCGGTGCCATAATAGCAGCAGGTACCACAAGCTTACCTGAAGCCCCCGGTAGTGGAAGGAACTGGGACTACCGCTATTGCTGGATGCGGGATGCTTATTACACACTTACTGCTTTCAACAATATTGGTCACTTCGAAGAACTGGAGAGATATTTCAACTATATCGTCAATATATCAGTTAAATCGAGAGAGCGGTTTCAGCCTCTTTATGGAATTACCGGTGAGGAAATGCTTACAGAGCGAACTTTGGATCTTAAAGGTTATCTCGGTAATCAGCCCGTAAGAATAGGCAACCAGGCTTTTACTCACGTACAAAACGACGTATACGGACAAATTTTGGCCGCCCTGCTCCCATTGTACGTAGATCGTCGTTTCATCAATCTGGAGCGCTCGGATTCATTGCACCTGGTGTATGACATCCTCAAACAGATAGACCAGCTTATGCACGAGCCTGATGCCGGTCTTTGGGAGTTCAGAACGTTGAGCCAGTACCATTGCTATACCTACCTTTTCCACTGGACTGGAGCAAAAGCTGCCTATAAAATAGGTAAAATGTTTGGTGATGAGCGAATAACCCAATTGGCTGAAAAGCTTATTGCGGAGGCCTCGGAAAAGATTGAAGCATGTTTTGATGCAACAAGAGGTGTATATACACAGGCTATCGGTTCTAAAAACCTGGACGCCAGCAATCTGCAACTGATTATGATGGGTTACCTGGAAAATGGCTCCGAAGCTACACAAAAGCACCTTAGAGCCCTTGAAGTAGAGCTAAAATCCAATGAAGGACTATTTTACCGCTATAAACATGCAGATGATTTTGGAGAGCCTGAAACGACGTTTCTTATCTGTGCCTTTTGGCATGTGGAAGCATTAACCTGCGCAGGACGTATCGATGAAGCGATAAAAGCATTTGAAAACTTACTGACTTATAGCAACCATCTAGGATTATTAAGTGAAGATGTTGATGCTAAGACAGGCAGCCAGTGGGGTAATTTCCCCCAGGCTTACAGTCATGTAGGTTTAGTAAATGCTGCTTACAGAATAAGCAGAAAGCTGGACAGGCCTAACTTTTTATAGGAGCTTTAGTCTGCGCGATCATTTTTTCAAGCAAGTCTCTGACTGCAAGATGGTCGCGCACGCTAAACCTGGCACCGGAACGCAAGTCGCCAACCTTAATGGTATAAGCATGTTTAGGCATGGCTTTAAAGGTGTCTTCATCGGTCCAGTCATCTCCGATAGCCATAATAAAATCGGCCTTACTCTTTTCAATCCACCTGGCACTTGCTTTTCCCTTGTTTACTTCAAGATTTTTGATCTCCACTACTTTATTTCCTTCCAATACCTGAAGGTTCATGTTTACAGAAAGGTACTTCAGATGGCTGATGATTTCCCTTGCCCTGAGTTCGCCAAGGCCCGTTTCAACCTTACGGTAATGCCATACCAGCGAATAGTCCTTCTCTTCAATGAAAGAGCGCGGTGTTTTATCACAATACATTTCCAGTATTGGCCTGATCTCCTCTTTCCAGGAACCATCCAGCGTGTCAATGGTTTTCCAGTCTCCTCCTTTCATACGTATCCATACACCATGTTCACCAACAAACTCTACATCAAAATGTCCGAGCCAGTTTTGAAGTGTATTTTTGTCCCGTCCACTGATCATGATCACCTGAGTATTTTCCATGGCAGTCAAATCACTGATAATATCCAGCAACTGTTGGTCCGGTTTCGCTTTCTGAGGGTCACTGTTAAAAGGAACAAGTGTGCCGTCATAATCCAGAAAAAGTAACCTTTCCTTACTCTCCTCAAAGTCCTGCAGCAGCTTTGCTCTCATAGCTGGATCCATCACTTTGGTAGCCATCTTTTTTTGCTTGTCTTTTACCACGGTTAACCTGTCGAGGAATAGCTTCACCCAATGATGGATACTAAATTTTCTTAAAGTGTCCTGCATATAGTTCATATGCGTTTCCTGCTCTTCTTCGGGCATGGTAAGAGCTTGATATATGGCATCCACTACCTGGTGCTTATCATTAGGGTTTACTATAATCGCCTCCGAAAGTTCTTTGGAAGCCCCGGCCATCTCACTCAGGATCAGCACTCCATGTTTATCTAATTTACTGGCAATAAATTCTTTACAAACCAGGTTCATTCCATCGCGCATCGGGGTCACCAATGCCACATCTGCCATTCTGTAGAAGGCTGAAAGATCCTCCAACGGGAATGATCTGTAAAAGTAATGGATTGGAGTCCAGTTCATCGAACCGTATTTTCCATTGATTCTCCCCACCAAAAGGTCAACTTCCTCCTTCAGGTGTTTATATTTTTCAACGTTGTCCCTTGATGGCACTACAATCATCAACAGGGAGACCTTGCCCTGATACTCGGGATGTTTGCTAAGGAATATATCAAAAATCTGCAGGCGGGCAGGTATTCCTTTGGAGTAATCCAACCTATCAATGGAAAGCATTAACTTCTGATCTCCCAGTGATGTCCTGAACTTAACTTCACGGCTCAGGGTAGCAGGGGACGCCGCAGAAGCTGCATACTTGTCGTAATCAATACCTATTGGAAAAGAATCCACAACAATGGTCCTTCTGTCGCGCATGATTTGGCCATGGTGATTACCTATGAAATTGATCCTGCTTACAGAACTAAGAAAGTGCCGCATGTCATCATAAGTATGGAAACCAATGAGATCAGAGCCCAGCACTCCGTCGAGCAGCTCTCTTCTCCAGGGAAGCAGGCGGAATACCTCAAAGGATGGAAAAGGAATGTGAAGAAAGAATCCGATACTGGCATCAGGGAGCTTTTGCCGGATCATATCAGGCAAGAGCATCAGCTGGTAATCATGAACCCATATTGTATCATCAGGATTTGCTACTGCAACAACTTCATCACAGAACTTTTGATTTACTTTCTGATATTCAAGCCAATAAGATTTTTTATATAAAGCATACTGATTAAAATAATGGAATGTTGGCCATAATGTTTCATTACTAAAGCCTTCATAATAAAGCTTTATTTCATCTTCGGTTAAAAAGACAGGCCACATGTTTTCATCCTTGAGCCGGGCTGTTGCCTCATTTTTGTTATCCTCGTCCTGAAAATACAGACCGGGCCATCCAACCCATACATTATCACCTTCCTTGTAAATCGAACCCAGACCTGTAGCCAGACCGCCTTCACTCGGCTTGTATTGTAATTCTCCTTTATTGTCTTTTTGTACTTTAACCGGAAGTCTGTTTGAAACTATTATTGTTCTTGCCATGTCATGAATATACCAAATGAATTTGTAATGAGAAAAGAGTTAAAGCCAAACTATCTTCAATTTAACAGGCAAACCATCCGTTGGTTTACCATTTTATATGGTTTGCACTAAACTCGCAAACGTTTACAATGAGCATGGGGAAACTCAGGGTATTTATAAAAAAACAAAAAGTGTGCTTATGCTTTTTTAGTCAGCCTCAAGTTCTGCTACACTTCTTGGTGAATATTTAGCTGCCATTTCCGCAATAGCCCTGATATGATCAGGCGTAGTGCCACAACAACCACCAATAATATTAATTAGTCCTTCTTTCAAGAACACTTCTATCTGCGAGGCCATTGCCTCCGGAGTTTCATCATATTCTCCAAACTCATTAGGCAAGCCTGCATTCGGGTGAGCGCTTACAAAGAAATGAGAATCCTTTGCAAGAACTTGTAAATATGGTCTGAGGTCTTTTGCTCCCAAGGCACAGTTCAGGCCTATACTGAGCAATGGCATATGCTCCAAAGAAATAAGAAAAGCCTGTGTGGTCTGGCCAGAAAGAGTTCTGCCACTGGCATCCGTAATGGTACCTGATACCATCACGGGTATCTCTTTTCCAGTCTCATCAAAAAGCGCTGATATGCCAAAAAGTGCTGCTTTGGCATTTAGCGTGTCAAAAACTGTTTCAACCAGCAGCATGTCTACGCCACCATCAATAAGCGCTTTCGCCTGCTCCTTATATGCTTGTGCAAGTTCATCAAAGCTCACCCCACGAAATCCAGGGTTATTAACGTCTGGCGATATTGATGCTGTTTTATTTGTTGGGCCAATGGAACCGGCAACAAATCTTGGCTTATCAGGCTCTGTTGCAGTAAATTCATCAGCAACTTCACGTGCTATCCTGGCCGATTGATAGTTGATTTCGTAAACAGCGTCCTCCAAATGATAGTCAGCCTGGGCTATGGTGGTACTGCTAAAAGTGTTGGTTTCTGCAATATCAGCACCAGCCTGAAAATACTTTCTATGAATATCTTTTATTATGTCAGGTCTGGTGATTGAAAGGAGATCATTATTACCTTTAAGAAGGTGGTCATGATCTTTGAATTTTTTACCACGAAAATCATCTTCTGTTAATGTATGACGCTGGATCATGGTACCCATGGCACCGTCCAGAACTAATATTCGCTTTGAAAGTATTTCCTGTATTGTCATTTTACCCTTACTGAAAGTTTAACACTCAAAACCAATGGCAACCCTGGTTTCCTCATAATTTCCAAAATACAGATTATCAAACGTAACCCTCATTTTCATTACACCCACCGCATCTATCTCCTCAACCGATATCAATTCTATCAGGAACCTCAGAGATAAATACCTTTGCAGGCCTATACGGTATATCAACAAATAAATGATACTCTTATCCTTACCTCTACTTGCTGGCCCTATTGACAATCCCAGTGGTTGCAATCGAATCCAAAGGTAGCTGTTTTATCATTTTTCCACCTATTATAATTAAAAGAAAGAGATAGATGGTACATCTCTTTGCCATCTGGCAATACTTGGCATAAAGTAATATTTTGAGCCAGACTTTAGTTTTTAACCTCACCTTGGATAAAATCTATACCACTCAAAAGGTTGTTATGTGTATATATGTGTAGACAGCCACAAAAATAAGAAACTCAAGAAAAAGCACTTTACATGCCTCATTATGCTAAGAACAAGATTAATTTAAATAAAGAAATCAATTTGAAAAATTGATAGCTAAATTTTATTATTTAGTTTTGGTTCAAGGTATAAAAAGCATCAATTTGAAACTAGCAGCTATAGATATCGGATCGAACGCCATAAGATTACAGGTGACCAATACGATACGGACCAAAGGGCAACTGAATTTCAAAAAACTAGAATATGTAAGGTTTCCTCTCCGGTTGGGGCAGGATGTTTTTAATACGGGAAGTATAAGTCCTTCCAAAAAGGCTAAATTCAAAAAGTTAATGAAAGCCTTTAAGCTGCTCATTGATCTTTATGAAGTAGACGACTATATGGCATGCGCCACTTCCGCCATGAGAGAATCTAAAAACGGAATGGAAATAGTAAAGGAAATTGAGGAAGATGTAAAACTAAAGATCCGGGTGATTGATGGTAAAAATGAAGCTCTTCTGATCAATAATGCCATTAGTTCGTTTCTTGATAAAAAGAAGAACTACCTTCATATTGATGTGGGTGGTGGAAGCACGGAGCTGACTATTATTAAAGGAGGCAGGAAAGTAGAATCAAGGTCCTTTAAAATAGGATCGGTCAGAAGGCTGGAGCATAATGATTCGCCAATTATTTGGAGAAACATGAAAAAATGGGTGTCCGAAAAAATGGTAGAATATAAGGACAAGATAACTGCGGTTGGTACCGGGGGCAATATTAATAAGATTTTTGAGCTGGCCCAGAAATCTCCTGGCGATAAAATGTCGCTGACTAAAGTCAAAGAGGTCCAGACATTTATCAGGGGATTAAGCATGGATGACCGGATCAATGAACTACAGCTTAATCCTGACCGTGCGGACGTGATCATACCTGCATCAGAAATTTATATAGCCGTAATGGAATGGGCGGGAGCCAAAAACATTATTGTACCTGACGTAGGCCTCAAAGATGGCATAATGCAACACCTCTATGAACGCAACACCAACAAGCAAACGATCAAGTTCAGCTAGTTAACTTTTATCAAGGTCAGGTATATACCTTTTTTCTTCAACGGTTTCCTCAGGCAACTTCTTTTGGCCGGGCTTTTTTAATGCCAGATCAAGATCTAACAGTGTATCCCTTATAACATTATAGAACTCTTTATGGATGTTGAATTCGGGTTCACCATCCGGATGTTTTTTACTGTAAGTTCCATCTTCATGCATTACATAGCTATTTACATTATCCTTAAGATTGTATTGTAAAATATTGATTATTTGCCTTTTAAGAAGATCATCCGTAATCATAAAGAGAGATTCCAGTCGTCGTTCAAAACTACGCACCATCATATCTGCGCTTCCGATATACACTTTAGAATCACCATTGCCATGAAAATAATAAATACGTGAATGCTCAAGGTACTGCCCTAC
This region of Fulvivirga ulvae genomic DNA includes:
- a CDS encoding Ppx/GppA phosphatase family protein, whose protein sequence is MKLAAIDIGSNAIRLQVTNTIRTKGQLNFKKLEYVRFPLRLGQDVFNTGSISPSKKAKFKKLMKAFKLLIDLYEVDDYMACATSAMRESKNGMEIVKEIEEDVKLKIRVIDGKNEALLINNAISSFLDKKKNYLHIDVGGGSTELTIIKGGRKVESRSFKIGSVRRLEHNDSPIIWRNMKKWVSEKMVEYKDKITAVGTGGNINKIFELAQKSPGDKMSLTKVKEVQTFIRGLSMDDRINELQLNPDRADVIIPASEIYIAVMEWAGAKNIIVPDVGLKDGIMQHLYERNTNKQTIKFS
- a CDS encoding homocysteine S-methyltransferase family protein, with translation MTIQEILSKRILVLDGAMGTMIQRHTLTEDDFRGKKFKDHDHLLKGNNDLLSITRPDIIKDIHRKYFQAGADIAETNTFSSTTIAQADYHLEDAVYEINYQSARIAREVADEFTATEPDKPRFVAGSIGPTNKTASISPDVNNPGFRGVSFDELAQAYKEQAKALIDGGVDMLLVETVFDTLNAKAALFGISALFDETGKEIPVMVSGTITDASGRTLSGQTTQAFLISLEHMPLLSIGLNCALGAKDLRPYLQVLAKDSHFFVSAHPNAGLPNEFGEYDETPEAMASQIEVFLKEGLINIIGGCCGTTPDHIRAIAEMAAKYSPRSVAELEAD
- a CDS encoding glycoside hydrolase family 15 protein; protein product: MTKHTYDYGLIGNCSYQAHIHKNTNIEWMCWPRFDSSFIFGKMLDIDKGGEFSILPDGEIKESKQYYLENTNILCTEIASEEGRYRVTDFAPRFHQFDRYFKPLMLIRKVEPIEGRPRVKVACHPVGDYGNLKPTQYEASNHIEYLGLDKEVRLTTNFSLSYIVQNNYIVLNETKYLALTYGAPLEAPLVSTCETFLDRTKRYWRGWVKNLSVSNFHQADINRSALVLKIHQYEDTGAIIAAGTTSLPEAPGSGRNWDYRYCWMRDAYYTLTAFNNIGHFEELERYFNYIVNISVKSRERFQPLYGITGEEMLTERTLDLKGYLGNQPVRIGNQAFTHVQNDVYGQILAALLPLYVDRRFINLERSDSLHLVYDILKQIDQLMHEPDAGLWEFRTLSQYHCYTYLFHWTGAKAAYKIGKMFGDERITQLAEKLIAEASEKIEACFDATRGVYTQAIGSKNLDASNLQLIMMGYLENGSEATQKHLRALEVELKSNEGLFYRYKHADDFGEPETTFLICAFWHVEALTCAGRIDEAIKAFENLLTYSNHLGLLSEDVDAKTGSQWGNFPQAYSHVGLVNAAYRISRKLDRPNFL
- a CDS encoding bifunctional alpha,alpha-trehalose-phosphate synthase (UDP-forming)/trehalose-phosphatase, encoding MARTIIVSNRLPVKVQKDNKGELQYKPSEGGLATGLGSIYKEGDNVWVGWPGLYFQDEDNKNEATARLKDENMWPVFLTEDEIKLYYEGFSNETLWPTFHYFNQYALYKKSYWLEYQKVNQKFCDEVVAVANPDDTIWVHDYQLMLLPDMIRQKLPDASIGFFLHIPFPSFEVFRLLPWRRELLDGVLGSDLIGFHTYDDMRHFLSSVSRINFIGNHHGQIMRDRRTIVVDSFPIGIDYDKYAASAASPATLSREVKFRTSLGDQKLMLSIDRLDYSKGIPARLQIFDIFLSKHPEYQGKVSLLMIVVPSRDNVEKYKHLKEEVDLLVGRINGKYGSMNWTPIHYFYRSFPLEDLSAFYRMADVALVTPMRDGMNLVCKEFIASKLDKHGVLILSEMAGASKELSEAIIVNPNDKHQVVDAIYQALTMPEEEQETHMNYMQDTLRKFSIHHWVKLFLDRLTVVKDKQKKMATKVMDPAMRAKLLQDFEESKERLLFLDYDGTLVPFNSDPQKAKPDQQLLDIISDLTAMENTQVIMISGRDKNTLQNWLGHFDVEFVGEHGVWIRMKGGDWKTIDTLDGSWKEEIRPILEMYCDKTPRSFIEEKDYSLVWHYRKVETGLGELRAREIISHLKYLSVNMNLQVLEGNKVVEIKNLEVNKGKASARWIEKSKADFIMAIGDDWTDEDTFKAMPKHAYTIKVGDLRSGARFSVRDHLAVRDLLEKMIAQTKAPIKS